The Deltaproteobacteria bacterium genomic interval GATCGGTGATGGAAACACTATCAGAGAGTTTGCTACTATTCACAGGGCGACAAAAGAGGGGACTGCTACAACAGTAGGCAACGACAACTACATCATGGCTTATGCGCATCTGGGCCATGATGCGCAGGTGGGTAACAGGACTATTCTCTCCAATGGAGTCGGAATCGCCGGGCATGTACATATTGACGACAAGGCTATACTCTCTGCCTATGTTGTCGTTCACCAGTTCTGCAGGATAGGCGGCATGGTCATGATCGGGGCGCTTACCAGGGTGACACAGGATGTTTTGCCTTATACCCTTGTTGAAGGAAGCCCTGCCGCCACTCATGGATTAAACGTTATCGGTCTCAGGAGAAACGGGATGTCTTCCGAAATGAGGCAGAAAATAAAACGTTCTTACAAGATCCTTTGCAGGGAAAAGTTGTCCGTTGAAAATGCAATTAACAAGATAAAGAATGAACTGGAACCTTCGGAAGAAATTAATGGCCTCATCGACTTTGTCAAGGCATCTAAAAGAGGATTTATCAGGTAAGGAAAGGGAGGTTTGATTGTGGATAAAAAAATCAGGGCCGCTGTTGTCGGCACAGGCCATATGGGGCAGTATCATGTGGCGCTATATTCGGAAATGAATGATGTAGACCTTGTTGGTGTTGTAGATACATCGAAGGAGAGGGCAACCCGTATTTCAGAAAGGTATAATACCGTCGCTTATACTGATTGCAATATGATTTATGATGAGGTTGATGTTGTTACCATTGCCGTGCCTACGTCGCTCCACCACGAGGTGGCAAAGCCTTTTCTGGAGAGAGGTGTTCATGTTTTGCTGGAAAAGCCCATAGCCAATACACTTGAAGAGGCGACAGAACTTTTTGAACTGGCAAAAAAGAATAATGCCCATTTGCAGATTGGTCATGTAGAGCGTTTCAATGGCGCCGTGCAGGAAATTAAAAAGATTATAAAAGATCCGCTGCTTCTTGAATTCAGAAGGGTCGGACCTTTTACCGGAAGGATTGCCGATGCAGGTGTTGTCATGGATATTATGATTCATGATATTGATATTGCGCTTAACCTCATTGATTCAAAAGTAAAAAAGCTCAATGCTGTCGGAGGTAACGCCTTTACCGATATGGAAGATTTTGCCAACTGCCAGCTTCTCTTTGAAAACGGTTGTATGGCAAACTTTATTTCCAGCAGGGTGACACAGGAAAAGATCCGTACCATGTCCCTTTCTCAAAAGGATGCCTATGTGTTTCTTGACTTTAACGAGCAGGATGTTCAGATTCACAGGCAGGCATCATCGGACTACTTTATGACGACAGAAGAACTCAAATACAGGCAGGAATCGCTGATTGAGAGAATCTTTGTCCATAAAGGAAATCCTTTGAAGCTGGAAATCACCCATTTTCTTGATTGTGCAATGCGAGGCGCTGAAAGGCATATCTCGGCGGAAAGCGAATTAAGGTCGCTCAAAATTGCGCTGCGGGTACTTGATCAAATCAAGAACATTTCTGCTGCATAGACAGCTTGCTCGATGGGTGAGAGATTTGCGCTAATTGCCGGAGGGGGTGAAATTCCGGCCATACTTGCCAGAGCTGCAAAGGATAAAGGGGCGTCTTTTGTGGCCGTCAGTCTGACGGAGGCGGCTATTGCGCCGCTTGAAGGCCTTGCAGAATGTGTGCATAGCCTTAGCATTGGTCAGGTCGGCAAGATTATCAGGACAATCAAGAAAGCGGGAATCAATAAGGTTGTTTTCATTGGGAAAGTAAGAAAAGACCTGCTTTTTGAGAAGATAAGGTTTGATTTAAGGGCTGTTAAACTTCTTTCTTCCTTGAAAAATCGTAATGATGATACCATAATGCTTGCCCTTGTTCGCGCCTTTTACGACGAAGGAATCGAGGTGCTCGATCAAACGGCTTACCTTAGGGATTTGATGCCTGCCGAAGGTGTGCTTACAAAAAGAAAGCCCTCCAAAAAGGAATGGCTCGATATCCGTTATGGAATGGTGATGGCAAAGAGAAGTGCCTCTCTTGATATCGGCCAGACTGTTATTGTAAAGGACCAGGCTATTATGGCCGTTGAGGCCATTGAGGGGACTGACGAAGCTATAAAAAGGGGCGGCCTGCTTTCAAAAAAAGGGGGCGCTGTTGTTGCCAAAGTGGCAAAGCCCGATCAGGATCCCCGCTTTGATGTGCCTACCGTTGGAAAGAAAACTCTCGAATCTATGAGAGAGGCCGGCATAACCGTTTTGGCCATCGAGGCGGAGAAGACACTTTTTGTTAACATGGATGAAGTTATCAGAGATGCCGATGTATCCGGAATATCGATAGTATCATACAAATTGGAGGAATATTAAAGTTGAAGATACAAATGGTTGACCTGAAAGGTCAGTATAAAGAAATCAAGGGAGAGATCGATGCTGCATTGGCCGGTGTTTTTGATTCTGCCCTGTTTATTCTCGGGCCCAATGTAAGGGCCCTTGAGGAAGAAGTTGCCGACTACTGTGGTGTGAAGCACGCCGTCGGTGTGGCATCGGGAACGGATGCCCTTCACCTCGCCGTCAGGGCCCTTGGAATTGGCCCTGGTGATGAGGTTATTACTACGCCCTTTACGTTTATTGCAACGGCAGAATCAATTGCTTATGTGGGCGCTGTTCCCGTTTATGTCGATATTGAACCTCATACCTTTAACATCGATGTTAAGCAGATTGAAGCGGCCATAACGGATAAGACAAAGGCAATTATGCCGGTCCATCTCTTTGGTCAGCCTGCTAATATGAATGCTATCATGGAAATTGCAAAAAAACATGGTCTTAAAGTCATCGAGGACTGCGCACAGTCCTTCGGCGCCGATTATAAAGGCAAAATGACCGGTTCCATTGGTGAGGCGGGCTGTTTCAGCTTTTTCCCGAGCAAGAACCTTGGTTGTTACGGCGATGGTGGCATGATTACAACCAATTCAGATGAACTGGCCCAGGAGATTAAAACGCTTAGAAATCATGGCAGCAAGGTTAGATACTATCATCATGAAATTGGTTACAATAGCCGCCTCGATGAGTTTCAGGCAGCCATTTTGAGAGTCAAACTAAAAAGAATTAATGACTACAATGACGGTAGGCGCAGAGCGGCTCATCACTATAACAGCCGCCTTGAGCCGCTTGGTTTAACTGTCCCACATGAAGATGGCCGGGGCAAGCATGTATTTCATCAATATACACTTCTTTCCCACCGCAGGGATGATATACACAAGGCTTTGACAGAAGCAAAAATAGCATCGGCAATTTACTATCCTGTTCCATTGCATCAGCAGGAGGTATTTAAGGATGTTTGTGAAGGTATTTCTCTCCCTGTGACGGAAGATGTTGCAAAAAGATGTCTTTCCCTGCCCATGTATCCCGAGCTTGGTGAAGCAGAGGTTGAGCAAATTGCCGACCTTATTAAAGAAGCTTTAACGTAATTACCTTTGAAGGATGCCGGACCAGACTAAAGTGATGATCGTCGCCGGAGAAGCCTCCGGCGACCTGCACGGTTCCAACCTTATCAGGGCAGTTCACGAAAGAGACGGTAACATTGCCTTTTTTGGTGTAGGTGGTCCCGGGATAAAAGAGACCGGTTCTGAAATACTGGTTGACGCGGCCGAACTGGCCGTTGTGGGAATATCCGAGGTGATTCCCAATGCCGGAAAAATATTGGGCGCCCTTAAGCTTTTAAAAAAGAAATTAATAGAAGAACGTCCCTCCCTCCTCGTTCTCATCGATTTTCCCGATTTTAATCTCATGTTGGCCAAACATGCAAAAAAGGCCGGTATTCCTGTTCTTTATTACATCAGCCCGCAGGTCTGGGCATGGCGGAAAAAAAGGGTTAACAAGATTGCCAAGCTTGTTAACCGAATGGCCGTAGTTTTTCCTTTTGAAGTCGATTTATACAAAAAGGCTGGTCTCCATGCCCGATTTGTAGGCCACCCGCTTATTGACGCCGTCAAGGTATCAGGTGATAGGGAAAACCTTAGAAAAAAGTTTGGAGTAGGGGAGGGGAAACGGGCTATCGGCCTTTTACCGGGAAGTCGTGGAAAGGAAATAAAAAGCCTTCTCCCTGCCATGCTTGAATCTGCCGAAATTATGGCGTCCAGATCTCCCGAATTCCGCTTTCTGCTGCCTGTGGCGCATACCCTTGACAGAAAACTTATTGATGAGCATCTGTCATTGTACAATGTTCAGGTCAAGGTTGTTGAAGGGGAGACTTATGAAGTTATGAAAGCCTGCGATGCGGCATTTATCGCTTCAGGAACGGCCTCTCTGGAAGCAGCCGTCATCGGTACTCCCATGGTCGTTGTCTACAGCGCCTCTCCGTTGACCTATTTTATAGGCAAACTCCTCGTTCTGAAAAATATTAAATTCTTTTCCCTCCCCAATATTATTGCAGAAAAGCAGATTATTCCTGAGTTGCTTCAGGATGATGCCAATGCAGGCCGTATGGTTGAGGAGATGTTCGGTATCCTTTATGGTAAAGGAATTTATGAGCAGATGCTAGTTGACCTCAATGAGGTGAGAGAAAAGCTGGGTGGCGAGGGCGCATCAAAAAGAACGGCTGACCTGGTCATTGAAATGATCAGGGAAGGCCTATAAGTTAGAATCAAAAAAAGCTGTAATTCCATCCCTTCCTGTCCCATAGCGTTTACGCTCCCATTTTCAATCCCGAAGGGGTACAGTTCTCCGGGAGTGAAGCTCTTTCCCCTTTCATGCTCTGCTGTTTCCGGCGGGGTCTTTGAATATTTTCCTGAAGATTAATCTCACAATACTATCGCTCACAGAGAAATAAGCTTTATCTGCATCTCGTGATTTTGATTCTGTTATACTTTTCTTATGAAATTATTGAGACATAAAAAGTTCATTTCAACGGGTTTCGTTCTAATATGCCCATAAATAAAAAAATTCTCCTTGTTGATGATGAAAAGCTGGTTCGTGCCATGATAGCAGATGAACTTGTCTCTTTGGGCTACCGGGTATGGCAGGCTGCCAGCGGTAATGAAGCGCTTGAGATCGTTAAAGAGAGATTGCCCGATGCCGTAATACTGGACATTGTTATGCCGGGCATGGATGGCTATGAAGTCTGCACCCTTTTGAAGGGTGTCAAAAGAACGAAGCATATTCCTGTGGTTATGCTGACAGGACTTAGTGATAAGGAATCGAAGCACAAGGGGCTTGAGGTGGGCGCCATCGATTTTCTAAACAAGCCTGTTGATATGCTCGAGCTTTCCATAAGGCTCAGAAATATTCTTAAAATCAAGGAGTATAATGATCTCTTGAAAGATTACAGTGAGAGGCTGGAAAAAGAGGTTGGAGCCAAGACAAAAGAGTTGAAGACCTCTTTTATCGATACTATTTACAGGCTCACACTTGCTGCCGAACACAAGGATAAATGCACGGCCTCTCATTTGAAAAGAGTTAGCCATTATACAGCCTTTCTCGCCTCGTCTCTTGGCATGACAGCTAAAGAAAGGGAGGTAATTTTTCATGCAAGTCCCATGCATGATATCGGAAAAATTGGTATTCCTGATAGAGTCTTGCTTCATCCAGGCAGACTTAGCCTGGAAGAGTTTGAACTTATGAAAAAACATACCACCATAGGTGGGAAAATATTGGGAGGTTCTGATTCTCTCTACATAAAATCGGCCTATAACTTTTCCCTTTGCCACCATGAACACTGGGATGGCACCGGCTATCCTAACAGGCTGTCCGGTGAAAATATTCCCATTGAAGGAAGAATTATGCTGGTAGCCGACAGGTATGATGCGCTCCGCAGCCCGAGACCCTATAAAGAAGCATTTTCTCATAAGTTTTCCATGAAGGCCCTGAGCGAAGTTTCCGGCAGGTCCTCTTCAAAGCATTTTGATCCCCGTATATATGAGATATTTCTTGAAAATGAAAAGGTTTTTTCAGATATATACGATGAATATCATGAATTGTAACTATAATTATGAGGGAGGTTAAAAATGAATAGAGTTCTTGTCATCCTTGCGCCGGGCTTTGAGGAAGTAGAGGCATTCGGTCCCGTTGATATGCTGAGACGGGCAGGCGCCGATGTCACAACGGCTGGAACGGTAGATGGCGTTATTGTCGGCAGAAATGATATAAAGGTGCTGGCCGATGAATCACTGGACCATGCCATGAATGATGAGTTTGATATGATTATTCTGCCCGGCGGGTCGGGAGGGACAGAAAATATGATGAATGATGAGAGGGTAAGAAGGATCATTGAACATCATGATGAAGAGGGTAAATATATTACGGCCATCTGTGCTGCACCTACCGTATTGGCTAATATTGGCATAACCAGGGGAAAGACCATTACCAGTCATCCTTCCGTTATGAACCAGTTCAGGCATGAAACCTACAGTGAAGACCGTGTCGTTATTGATGGAAATATTATTACAAGCAGAGGGCCCGGTACGGCGCTGGAGTTTGGTTTAAAGCTTGTGGAAATTCTTGTGAGCAGGGAAAAGGCAGAGGAAGTCAATAGTGGTGTAATGGCAAAACTTTAATTCCTCATGTGAGTATTAATGAGAATCCGCCTTAAATAATGGGGGAATGAAAACGATGAGGACATTGCATTATAATTGCCGGATTAATAATAAGGCAGGTCAAATGCGTTTGTGATAACTTCCGCCACCATCTCACGGCCATCTCTTGCAAGTACGGAGACGACATCGATTCTTGCGGCATGGTTTGTAAGCTTCTTCCTGTTCATATAATGCTGGGCCGTTTTGGCGATCTGAATCTGTTTTCTTTTGTTTACTGCTTCGGCAGGGATGCCGAATATTTCGTTCCGTCTTGTTTTGACCTCGACGAATACAAGTGTTTTTTTATGGTAGGCAATAATGTCGACTTCACCGAGGGGAGAACGGTAATTTATCTCTTCTATCCTGTAACCCTTCTTTTTGAGAAACTCGGAAGCAAAGGCCTCGCCCTGCTTGCCCAGTGACAGTCTTTCCCGGGTCACTTTACATGCTCCTTAACGCCTGCAAAACTTTTGCGGTGTGCTGAAACAGGTCCGCAGGAAGCGATGGCCTCCCTGTGGGTTTTTGAGCCGTATCCCTTGTGGGAAGCAAAGCCATAGGCGGGAAATTGCTTGTCCAACTCAACCATGAGACGGTCTCTCGTAACCTTGGCAATGATGGAGGCCGCTGCTATCGATATGGAGCGGGAATCCCCTTTCTTGATTGCTTCCTGGGGAAT includes:
- a CDS encoding response regulator — translated: MPINKKILLVDDEKLVRAMIADELVSLGYRVWQAASGNEALEIVKERLPDAVILDIVMPGMDGYEVCTLLKGVKRTKHIPVVMLTGLSDKESKHKGLEVGAIDFLNKPVDMLELSIRLRNILKIKEYNDLLKDYSERLEKEVGAKTKELKTSFIDTIYRLTLAAEHKDKCTASHLKRVSHYTAFLASSLGMTAKEREVIFHASPMHDIGKIGIPDRVLLHPGRLSLEEFELMKKHTTIGGKILGGSDSLYIKSAYNFSLCHHEHWDGTGYPNRLSGENIPIEGRIMLVADRYDALRSPRPYKEAFSHKFSMKALSEVSGRSSSKHFDPRIYEIFLENEKVFSDIYDEYHEL
- the lpxI gene encoding UDP-2,3-diacylglucosamine diphosphatase LpxI (LpxI, functionally equivalent to LpxH, replaces it in LPS biosynthesis in a minority of bacteria.), translated to MGERFALIAGGGEIPAILARAAKDKGASFVAVSLTEAAIAPLEGLAECVHSLSIGQVGKIIRTIKKAGINKVVFIGKVRKDLLFEKIRFDLRAVKLLSSLKNRNDDTIMLALVRAFYDEGIEVLDQTAYLRDLMPAEGVLTKRKPSKKEWLDIRYGMVMAKRSASLDIGQTVIVKDQAIMAVEAIEGTDEAIKRGGLLSKKGGAVVAKVAKPDQDPRFDVPTVGKKTLESMREAGITVLAIEAEKTLFVNMDEVIRDADVSGISIVSYKLEEY
- a CDS encoding Gfo/Idh/MocA family oxidoreductase; the encoded protein is MDKKIRAAVVGTGHMGQYHVALYSEMNDVDLVGVVDTSKERATRISERYNTVAYTDCNMIYDEVDVVTIAVPTSLHHEVAKPFLERGVHVLLEKPIANTLEEATELFELAKKNNAHLQIGHVERFNGAVQEIKKIIKDPLLLEFRRVGPFTGRIADAGVVMDIMIHDIDIALNLIDSKVKKLNAVGGNAFTDMEDFANCQLLFENGCMANFISSRVTQEKIRTMSLSQKDAYVFLDFNEQDVQIHRQASSDYFMTTEELKYRQESLIERIFVHKGNPLKLEITHFLDCAMRGAERHISAESELRSLKIALRVLDQIKNISAA
- the lpxB gene encoding lipid-A-disaccharide synthase; amino-acid sequence: MPDQTKVMIVAGEASGDLHGSNLIRAVHERDGNIAFFGVGGPGIKETGSEILVDAAELAVVGISEVIPNAGKILGALKLLKKKLIEERPSLLVLIDFPDFNLMLAKHAKKAGIPVLYYISPQVWAWRKKRVNKIAKLVNRMAVVFPFEVDLYKKAGLHARFVGHPLIDAVKVSGDRENLRKKFGVGEGKRAIGLLPGSRGKEIKSLLPAMLESAEIMASRSPEFRFLLPVAHTLDRKLIDEHLSLYNVQVKVVEGETYEVMKACDAAFIASGTASLEAAVIGTPMVVVYSASPLTYFIGKLLVLKNIKFFSLPNIIAEKQIIPELLQDDANAGRMVEEMFGILYGKGIYEQMLVDLNEVREKLGGEGASKRTADLVIEMIREGL
- a CDS encoding YraN family protein, yielding MTRERLSLGKQGEAFASEFLKKKGYRIEEINYRSPLGEVDIIAYHKKTLVFVEVKTRRNEIFGIPAEAVNKRKQIQIAKTAQHYMNRKKLTNHAARIDVVSVLARDGREMVAEVITNAFDLPYY
- a CDS encoding DegT/DnrJ/EryC1/StrS family aminotransferase yields the protein MVDLKGQYKEIKGEIDAALAGVFDSALFILGPNVRALEEEVADYCGVKHAVGVASGTDALHLAVRALGIGPGDEVITTPFTFIATAESIAYVGAVPVYVDIEPHTFNIDVKQIEAAITDKTKAIMPVHLFGQPANMNAIMEIAKKHGLKVIEDCAQSFGADYKGKMTGSIGEAGCFSFFPSKNLGCYGDGGMITTNSDELAQEIKTLRNHGSKVRYYHHEIGYNSRLDEFQAAILRVKLKRINDYNDGRRRAAHHYNSRLEPLGLTVPHEDGRGKHVFHQYTLLSHRRDDIHKALTEAKIASAIYYPVPLHQQEVFKDVCEGISLPVTEDVAKRCLSLPMYPELGEAEVEQIADLIKEALT
- the lpxA gene encoding acyl-ACP--UDP-N-acetylglucosamine O-acyltransferase; the encoded protein is MIHKTAIISPGAQIDKNVEIGPYAIIGEGVKIGSGTVIGPHAHIACNTEIGNNNKISHSVSIGDEPQDISFQGQPTFVRIGDGNTIREFATIHRATKEGTATTVGNDNYIMAYAHLGHDAQVGNRTILSNGVGIAGHVHIDDKAILSAYVVVHQFCRIGGMVMIGALTRVTQDVLPYTLVEGSPAATHGLNVIGLRRNGMSSEMRQKIKRSYKILCREKLSVENAINKIKNELEPSEEINGLIDFVKASKRGFIR
- a CDS encoding DJ-1/PfpI family protein, translating into MNRVLVILAPGFEEVEAFGPVDMLRRAGADVTTAGTVDGVIVGRNDIKVLADESLDHAMNDEFDMIILPGGSGGTENMMNDERVRRIIEHHDEEGKYITAICAAPTVLANIGITRGKTITSHPSVMNQFRHETYSEDRVVIDGNIITSRGPGTALEFGLKLVEILVSREKAEEVNSGVMAKL